A genomic region of Phragmites australis chromosome 2, lpPhrAust1.1, whole genome shotgun sequence contains the following coding sequences:
- the LOC133905345 gene encoding beta-galactosidase 2-like isoform X2, whose protein sequence is MSPASALGLIMSRSRQESAEMQKFTTKIVDMMKSEGLFEWQGGPIILTQIENEFGSLEWDQGEPAKAYASWAANMAVALNTGVPWVMCKEDYAPDPIINTCNDFYCDWFSPNKPHKPTMWTEAWTAWFTGFGRPVPHRPVEDLAYGVAKFIQKGGSFVNYYMYHGGTNFGRTAGGPFIATSYDYDAPIDEYGLLREPKWGHLKELHKAIKLCEPALVAGDPIVTSLGNAQQSSVFRSSTGACAAFLENKDKVSYARVAFNGMHYDLPPWSISILPDCKTTVFNTAKVGSQISQMKMEWAGGFTWQSYNEEISSLGEESFSTVGLLEQINVTRDNTDYLWYTTYVDVAQDEQFLSNGKNPTLTMMSAGHALHVFINGQLAGTVYGSVENPKLTYTGNAKLWPGSNSISCLSIAVGLPNVGEHFETWNAGILGPVILDGLNDGRRDLTWQKWTYQVGLKGEALSLHSLSGSSSVEWGEPMQKQPLTWYKAFFNAPDGDEPLALDMSSMGKGQIWINGQGIGRYWPGYKASGTCGSCDYRGRYNETKCQTNCGDSSQRWYHVPRSWLNPTGNLLVIFEEWGGDPTGISMVKRTTGSICADVSEWQPSMKNWHTKIHLQCDHGRKITDIKFASFGTPQGSCGSYSEGGCHAHKSYDIFWKNCIGQERCGVSVVPDVFGGDPCPGTMKRAAVEAICG, encoded by the exons ATTGAGAATGAGTTTGGTTCCTTGGAGTGGGATCAGGGCGAGCCCGCCAAGGCCTACGCGTCATGGGCAGCTAACATGGCGGTTGCGCTCAACACGGGTGTTCCATGGGTCATGTGCAAAGAAGATTATGCCCCTGATCCAATT ATTAATACGTGCAATGATTTTTATTGTGACTGGTTCTCCCCTAATAAACCTCATAAGCCTACCATGTGGACTGAGGCTTGGACAGCTTG GTTCACAGGCTTTGGTAGACCAGTCCCACATAGACCAGTAGAGGATCTAGCATATGGTGTCGCCAAGTTTATTCAGAAGGGCGGCTCTTTTGTTAATTATTACATG TATCACGGAGGAACAAACTTTGGGCGCACGGCTGGTGGTCCATTCATTGCAACTAGCTATGACTATGATGCTCCTATTGATGAGTATG GCTTGTTGAGAGAACCTAAATGGGGCCACTTAAAGGAGTTGCATAAAGCTATCAAGCTTTGCGAACCAGCCCTTGTTGCAGGAGACCCCATTGTAACTTCACTTGGCAATGCTCAGCAG TCATCTGTTTTTAGATCAAGCACAGGAGCTTGTGCGGCTTTCCTTGAGAACAAGGATAAAGTATCTTATGCGAGGGTAGCATTCAATGGAATGCATTATGACCTACCTCCATGGTCCATAAGTATTCTCCCAGACTGCAAAACAACAGTCTTCAACACAGCTAAG GTTGGAAGTCAGATTTCGCAAATGAAAATGGAATGGGCTGGAGGATTCACGTGGCAATCATACAATGAGGAGATAAGTTCCTTGGGTGAGGAATCATTTTCAACAGTAGGATTACTGGAGCAGATAAATGTGACAAGGGATAACACAGACTACTTATGGTATACAACATA TGTTGATGTTGCTCAGGATGAGCAGTTCCTAAGTAACGGGAAGAATCCCACGCTCACTATGATGTCGGCTGGTCATGCTCTACATGTCTTCATTAATGGACAACTAGCAG GAACTGTATATGGAAGTGTAGAAAATCCAAAATTGACATATACTGGAAATGCAAAACTTTGGCCAGGCAGCAACTCCATTTCCTGCTTAAGTATAGCGGTTGGTCTCCCG AATGTGGGAGAACATTTTGAGACTTGGAATGCCGGAATTCTTGGCCCAGTGATACTGGATGGCCTGAATGACGGAAGAAGGGATCTCACATGGCAGAAATGGACCTATCAG GTTGGTCTGAAAGGTGAGGCTTTGAGTCTTCACTCACTTAGTGGAAGCTCATCGGTAGAGTGGGGAGAACCAATGCAGAAGCAGCCTCTGACATGGTATAAG GCATTTttcaatgcaccggatggtGATGAGCCATTAGCTTTGGATATGAGTAGCATGGGTAAAGGGCAAATCTGGATAAATGGACAAGGTATTGGACGGTATTGGCCTGGCTACAAAGCCTCTGGAACATGTGGAAGCTGTGATTACCGTGGAAGATATAACGAGACGAAGTGCCAAACCAACTGTGGTGACTCTTCTCAGAGATG GTACCACGTTCCTCGTTCATGGCTTAATCCGACAGGGAACCTTTTGGTTATATTTGAGGAGTGGGGTGGTGATCCTACCGGAATCTCAATGGTGAAAAGAACCACCGGAAGTATATGTGCTGATGTCTCTGAATGGCAGCCATCGATGAAGAATTGGCATACAAAGATCCACCTCCAGTGTGATCATGGACGGAAGATAACTGATATAAAATTTGCCAGCTTCGGCACACCACAGGGCTCATGCGGGAGCTACTCCGAAGGTGGTTGCCATGCCCACAAGTCATACGACATATTTTGGAAG AACTGCATTGGTCAAGAGCGGTGTGGGGTAAGTGTGGTTCCTGATGTATTTGGTGGGGATCCATGCCCTGGAACAATGAAAAGGGCTGCTGTTGAGGCTATATGCGGTTGA